From the genome of Methylomonas sp. UP202, one region includes:
- the fdhF gene encoding formate dehydrogenase subunit alpha, with amino-acid sequence MSLNNEVDYGTPASASQQTVNLEIDGHKVTVNAGTSVMRAAAEAGISIPKLCATDHLDPFGSCRMCLVQIEGARGYPASCTTPVGEGMKVVTQNEKLAKLRKGIAELYISDHPLDCLTCSANGNCELQDTVGEVGLREVRYGFEGENHLKAEKDNSNPYFSFDPSKCIVCSRCVRACEEVQGTFALTIDGRGFESHVSPGQDQAFMESECVSCGACVQACPTATLMEKAVIDHGQPEHSAITTCAYCGVGCSFKAEMKGEQLVRMVPDKNGQANHGHSCVKGRFAFGYATHKDRITTPMVRDKISDPWRVVSWEEAIQFAADRFKQLQAKYGKDSIGGITSSRCTNEETYLVQKLIRAGFGNNNVDTCARVCHSPTGYGLKTTFGESSGTQTFDSVMQSDVILVIGANPTDGHPVFGSMMKRRLRQGAKLIVVDPRGIDLVRNSPHVKADYHLKLRPGTNVAVVTALAHVIVTEGLVNEQFALERCDVESFNKWKTFVALPQNSPEAVAELTGVPAEAMRGAARLYATGGNGAIYYGLGVTEHSQGSTTVIGIANLAMATGNIGREGVGVNPLRGQNNVQGSCDMGSFPHEFVGYRHVSDSATRTQFEAAWGVTLASEPGLRIPNMFAAAIEGSFKGLYVQGEDIAQSDPDINHVHHALREMECIVVQDIFLNETAKFAHVFLPGSSFLEKNGTFTNAERRISPVRRVMTPLGGKEDWQVTQDLANALGFPMNYSHPSEIMDEIASLTPQFAGVSYEKIDEMGSIQWPCNDESPEGTPIMHADHFVRGKGRFLLTEYIPTAERTSSKYPLILTTGRILSQYNVGAQTRRTDNVAWHAEDKLEIHPHDAEVLGVADGDWVGVKSRTGETVLRALITDRMQPGVVYTTFHFPHSGANVITTDNSDWATNCPEYKVTAVHVAKVAQPSDWQREYRAFSDDQQSLLDNRIGAG; translated from the coding sequence ATGTCACTCAACAACGAAGTCGATTACGGAACGCCGGCCAGCGCGTCCCAACAAACCGTCAACCTTGAAATCGACGGCCATAAGGTGACCGTCAACGCCGGTACCTCGGTCATGCGAGCCGCCGCCGAAGCCGGCATCAGCATACCGAAGCTGTGCGCCACCGACCACCTCGACCCGTTCGGCTCCTGCCGGATGTGCTTGGTGCAAATCGAAGGCGCGCGCGGTTACCCGGCATCCTGTACGACACCGGTCGGCGAAGGCATGAAAGTCGTTACCCAAAACGAAAAGCTCGCCAAACTGCGCAAAGGCATCGCCGAACTCTATATTTCCGACCACCCATTGGATTGCTTGACTTGCTCCGCCAACGGCAATTGCGAATTGCAAGACACGGTCGGCGAAGTCGGTTTGCGCGAAGTCCGTTACGGTTTCGAAGGTGAAAACCACCTGAAAGCGGAAAAAGACAACAGCAACCCCTATTTCTCTTTCGACCCCTCCAAATGCATCGTCTGCTCGCGTTGCGTCCGCGCCTGCGAAGAAGTGCAAGGTACTTTCGCATTGACGATAGATGGCCGCGGTTTCGAGTCTCACGTTTCGCCGGGCCAAGACCAAGCGTTCATGGAATCCGAGTGCGTGTCTTGCGGCGCCTGCGTACAAGCCTGCCCGACCGCGACCTTGATGGAAAAGGCGGTGATCGACCACGGCCAGCCAGAGCACAGCGCAATTACCACGTGCGCTTACTGCGGTGTCGGCTGCTCGTTCAAAGCCGAAATGAAAGGCGAGCAACTGGTAAGGATGGTTCCCGACAAAAACGGCCAGGCCAACCATGGTCATTCCTGCGTCAAGGGCCGCTTTGCTTTTGGCTACGCCACCCATAAAGACCGCATCACGACACCGATGGTACGCGACAAAATCAGCGATCCTTGGCGCGTCGTCAGTTGGGAAGAAGCCATTCAATTCGCGGCCGATCGCTTCAAGCAATTGCAAGCCAAATACGGCAAGGATTCGATCGGCGGTATCACCTCGTCGCGTTGCACCAACGAAGAAACCTATCTGGTGCAAAAACTGATCCGTGCCGGCTTCGGCAACAACAACGTCGATACTTGCGCCAGGGTCTGCCATTCACCGACCGGTTACGGCCTGAAAACCACCTTCGGCGAATCGTCCGGCACCCAGACTTTCGACTCGGTCATGCAATCCGACGTCATCCTGGTTATCGGCGCTAACCCGACCGACGGCCACCCGGTGTTCGGTTCGATGATGAAACGCCGACTGCGTCAAGGCGCCAAACTGATCGTCGTCGACCCGCGCGGCATCGATCTGGTGCGCAATAGTCCGCACGTCAAAGCCGACTACCATCTGAAACTGCGCCCAGGCACTAACGTCGCCGTCGTCACCGCGCTGGCCCACGTCATCGTTACCGAAGGTCTGGTCAACGAACAATTCGCGCTGGAACGCTGCGACGTCGAGTCGTTCAACAAATGGAAAACCTTTGTGGCACTGCCGCAAAATTCGCCGGAAGCCGTCGCAGAACTGACCGGCGTCCCCGCCGAAGCGATGCGCGGCGCCGCGCGGCTGTATGCCACCGGCGGTAACGGCGCGATCTATTACGGTTTGGGCGTCACCGAACACAGCCAAGGTTCGACAACCGTGATCGGCATCGCCAACCTGGCGATGGCCACCGGCAACATCGGCCGCGAAGGTGTCGGCGTCAACCCGTTACGCGGTCAAAACAACGTGCAAGGTTCATGCGACATGGGTTCGTTCCCGCACGAATTTGTCGGTTACCGTCACGTCTCCGATAGCGCTACTCGCACCCAATTCGAAGCGGCTTGGGGTGTGACATTGGCCTCCGAGCCAGGCCTGCGCATTCCCAACATGTTCGCCGCCGCGATCGAAGGCAGCTTCAAGGGCCTATACGTACAAGGCGAGGACATCGCGCAATCCGATCCCGATATCAACCACGTCCATCATGCGTTGCGGGAAATGGAATGCATCGTGGTGCAAGACATCTTCTTAAACGAAACCGCCAAGTTCGCCCACGTATTCCTGCCCGGCTCTTCGTTCCTGGAGAAAAACGGCACCTTCACCAATGCCGAGCGCCGCATCTCGCCGGTACGCCGGGTGATGACACCGCTGGGCGGCAAGGAAGATTGGCAAGTTACCCAAGACTTGGCCAATGCGCTGGGCTTTCCGATGAATTACAGTCATCCGTCGGAAATCATGGACGAAATCGCCAGCCTGACCCCGCAATTCGCCGGCGTCAGCTACGAGAAAATCGACGAGATGGGCAGCATCCAATGGCCGTGCAACGACGAATCGCCGGAAGGCACGCCGATCATGCATGCCGACCATTTCGTGCGCGGCAAGGGCCGTTTCCTGTTGACGGAATACATTCCGACCGCGGAACGCACCAGCAGCAAATACCCGCTGATCCTGACCACCGGCCGGATTCTGTCGCAATACAACGTCGGCGCCCAAACCCGCCGCACCGACAACGTCGCCTGGCATGCCGAAGACAAATTGGAAATCCATCCTCACGACGCCGAAGTCCTGGGCGTGGCCGACGGCGACTGGGTCGGCGTCAAGAGCCGCACCGGCGAAACCGTGTTGAGGGCGCTGATTACCGACCGAATGCAACCGGGCGTGGTCTATACCACCTTCCACTTCCCGCATTCCGGTGCCAACGTCATCACCACCGACAACTCGGACTGGGCAACCAACTGCCCCGAATACAAAGTGACGGCGGTACACGTCGCGAAGGTCGCTCAACCGTCTGATTGGCAACGTGAATACCGCGCCTTCTCCGACGACCAGCAATCGCTGCTGGACAACCGCATCGGCGCCGGCTAA
- the fdhD gene encoding formate dehydrogenase accessory sulfurtransferase FdhD, with product MDPVPEELGWTSYRTGTFDSWRGPIHSRKQDYVAEEVPVVLVYNTIPHVVMLTTPLNLEDFGLGFSLTEDIIRHPAELLSVKVVQRAKGVEVRMQIPEARFDNLHGKGKNMTGRTGCGLCGATTLEQAIRPARRVCDGSILDAALLSRAFEAMQQQQALNLLTGAVHAAAWLEPERGIAMVREDVGRHNALDKLIGALARTGCDFSAGWLLVTSRASYEMVQKAASVGISLLAAISAPTALAIRLADECGLTLVGFTRNENHTIYTHPFRLQHYQESAA from the coding sequence ATGGACCCGGTCCCAGAGGAACTGGGCTGGACCAGCTATCGAACCGGCACGTTCGATAGCTGGCGCGGCCCCATCCACAGCCGAAAGCAAGACTACGTGGCCGAGGAAGTACCGGTAGTGCTGGTCTACAACACGATCCCTCACGTCGTGATGCTGACCACGCCGCTGAATCTGGAAGACTTCGGCCTCGGCTTCAGCCTGACGGAAGACATCATCCGCCACCCAGCCGAACTGCTGTCGGTCAAAGTGGTGCAGCGCGCCAAAGGCGTCGAAGTCCGTATGCAGATCCCTGAGGCACGCTTCGACAATCTGCACGGCAAGGGCAAGAACATGACCGGCCGCACCGGTTGCGGCCTGTGCGGCGCAACCACGCTGGAACAAGCCATCCGCCCGGCCCGCCGGGTCTGCGATGGTTCAATATTGGACGCCGCGCTGCTCAGCCGGGCTTTCGAAGCGATGCAGCAGCAGCAAGCGCTGAATTTGCTGACCGGCGCGGTACATGCCGCCGCCTGGCTGGAGCCGGAACGCGGCATCGCCATGGTGAGGGAAGATGTTGGCCGCCACAACGCCCTGGACAAACTGATCGGCGCGCTTGCCAGAACCGGTTGCGACTTCTCTGCCGGCTGGCTATTGGTAACCAGTCGCGCCAGCTACGAAATGGTCCAAAAGGCCGCCAGCGTCGGCATTTCGCTATTGGCGGCCATTTCGGCACCGACCGCGCTGGCGATACGGCTGGCGGACGAATGCGGCCTGACCTTGGTCGGCTTCACCCGCAACGAAAACCACACGATTTATACCCACCCCTTTCGTTTACAACATTATCAAGAATCTGCCGCATAA
- a CDS encoding formate dehydrogenase subunit delta yields MDNSNLVKMANNIGAFFQSEPEHDVAVSGVETHIRNFWEPRMRKQIVEYLQHGGNELLDIVAEAVKRISQKP; encoded by the coding sequence ATGGATAACAGCAATCTCGTCAAAATGGCCAATAACATCGGCGCGTTTTTCCAATCCGAGCCGGAACACGATGTCGCGGTCAGCGGCGTCGAAACCCACATCCGCAATTTCTGGGAACCCAGAATGCGTAAGCAAATCGTCGAATATTTGCAGCACGGCGGCAACGAACTGCTGGACATCGTCGCCGAAGCGGTCAAGCGCATCTCGCAAAAACCCTGA
- a CDS encoding DUF1508 domain-containing protein, with amino-acid sequence MPATFELKTNEDNQYVFNFLSSKGELILMSGDYPNKEEAIQGIKEVRTGSLMSHQIAASRVPEGDTFFVIKDTVGNIIVKSVLYNSNMLFDNALHTVKDNACIAEIVDLTA; translated from the coding sequence ATGCCAGCGACCTTTGAACTGAAAACCAACGAAGACAATCAATATGTATTCAACTTCCTGAGCAGCAAGGGCGAACTGATCCTGATGAGCGGCGATTACCCCAACAAGGAAGAAGCGATTCAGGGCATTAAAGAAGTCCGCACCGGTTCGTTAATGAGCCACCAAATCGCCGCCAGCCGGGTACCAGAGGGCGATACCTTCTTTGTGATCAAGGATACGGTGGGTAACATCATTGTTAAAAGCGTTTTATATAACTCGAATATGCTGTTCGACAACGCCCTGCACACGGTCAAGGACAATGCCTGCATCGCCGAAATCGTCGATTTGACCGCATAA
- a CDS encoding tail fiber protein has translation MSKKSLKTLLALTIASLSGSAAACGSQPYIGEVCTFATTYCPIGYAEADGRLLSIAQNQALFALLGTTYGGNGQTTFSLPDLRGRNPIGVGVGPGLAPVDLGEISGQENVTLFQPNMPFHSHAANTIVTAKLHAVNSNGNSTNPSGKFPAVSANRDNIYSNSPANAELATDAVTVNASTTVGASGESHPFSVRNPYVGMRYCVATVGIFPGRE, from the coding sequence ATGTCTAAAAAATCCTTGAAAACCCTATTGGCCCTGACCATCGCAAGCTTGAGCGGCTCCGCCGCCGCCTGCGGCTCGCAACCTTATATCGGCGAAGTATGCACCTTTGCCACCACCTATTGCCCAATCGGTTATGCGGAAGCCGACGGACGCTTGTTATCGATAGCTCAAAACCAGGCGCTGTTCGCCTTGTTAGGCACTACTTACGGCGGTAACGGACAAACGACATTCTCATTGCCGGATTTACGCGGCCGCAATCCGATCGGCGTCGGCGTCGGCCCCGGCTTGGCGCCGGTCGATTTGGGCGAGATCAGCGGGCAGGAGAACGTAACATTATTCCAGCCGAATATGCCGTTTCATAGCCACGCGGCCAATACCATCGTCACCGCGAAATTGCATGCAGTCAACAGCAACGGTAACAGCACCAATCCGAGCGGCAAGTTTCCGGCCGTCTCCGCGAATCGGGATAACATTTATTCCAACTCGCCCGCGAACGCAGAGTTGGCGACGGATGCCGTTACCGTCAACGCCAGCACGACGGTGGGCGCTAGCGGCGAGAGCCATCCATTTTCAGTACGCAATCCCTACGTCGGCATGCGTTATTGTGTCGCGACTGTGGGCATCTTTCCTGGACGCGAGTAG
- a CDS encoding PEP-CTERM sorting domain-containing protein — protein MKTIESTLSNPQASAGKPSFKRLRFGVSALVLAISGLGMAQPVAAAVFNPFINITGKVEFDSLGTPTLPTNATQNGELIRVVGGATTTTSLINDQIVGDDPLSGNLSNIGDGFGIKLHAEGGSKDEPSFMSSLFGDLALSIKNSSAVDTFLVSLKFDFSHLVAAPETKTIKGNGDFAQSIVQLHKKDNSELLFSKLISDTVFGNEARPASAPDQNTASGYGGKLVDSGSRLLTFILHPGELLELGDDSPELTLFGGADPGAFFLADTSAFLSVAEVTRQTTNTVPEPETLLLMAIGLLSFALSKRRASTC, from the coding sequence ATGAAAACCATAGAAAGCACACTATCGAATCCCCAAGCATCGGCTGGCAAACCATCATTCAAACGACTTCGCTTCGGCGTTTCCGCTCTGGTTTTGGCCATCAGCGGGCTGGGGATGGCCCAACCGGTCGCGGCGGCCGTGTTCAATCCATTCATCAATATTACCGGTAAGGTGGAATTCGATAGCTTAGGCACGCCGACCTTACCGACCAACGCCACCCAAAACGGGGAATTGATCCGCGTCGTCGGCGGCGCGACCACCACTACCAGCTTAATCAACGATCAGATTGTCGGCGACGACCCTCTGAGCGGGAATTTGTCCAACATCGGCGACGGTTTCGGCATCAAGCTGCATGCCGAAGGCGGTTCGAAAGACGAGCCGTCGTTTATGAGTTCGCTGTTCGGCGACTTGGCCTTGTCCATCAAAAACAGCTCGGCGGTCGACACGTTTTTGGTGAGCTTGAAATTCGATTTCAGCCATTTGGTTGCGGCTCCCGAGACCAAAACTATTAAAGGTAACGGCGATTTTGCCCAATCGATAGTACAGCTCCATAAAAAGGACAACAGCGAATTGCTGTTCAGCAAACTTATTTCGGATACGGTATTCGGCAACGAAGCCCGACCCGCGAGCGCGCCCGACCAAAATACGGCCAGCGGCTACGGTGGAAAGTTGGTCGACAGCGGTTCGCGCTTGCTGACCTTCATTCTACACCCCGGCGAATTGCTGGAACTGGGCGACGACAGTCCGGAGTTAACGTTGTTCGGCGGTGCCGATCCGGGCGCTTTCTTCCTGGCGGACACGTCAGCCTTTCTCAGCGTTGCCGAGGTCACTCGACAAACCACCAACACCGTGCCGGAGCCGGAAACCTTGCTGCTGATGGCGATCGGCTTGCTGTCGTTCGCCCTGTCCAAACGCCGCGCAAGCACTTGCTAA
- a CDS encoding YkgJ family cysteine cluster protein: protein MRKTTPANIKLTLYGKPIELELSAPAEKVTPVAILPALHRINNAVVETAVEVFVADNETISCQAGCGACCRQVVPLAEFEAYQIAGLVEQMPEPKRSAIKQRFADGCAKLDEIDWLGQLERMLAEGTTHEAVQTHALRYFHSGVACPFLEAESCSIHPVRPLACREYLVTSPAEHCRNPTPEHVKHIELKFQVSKIVRKLWRTNHIKDLDSVPMIYALKWVKRHPNQFPKKRGQDWLREFFNYLANP from the coding sequence ATGCGCAAAACCACGCCCGCCAACATCAAACTGACGCTTTACGGCAAACCGATAGAATTGGAACTCAGCGCACCGGCGGAAAAAGTCACGCCGGTCGCGATCCTGCCGGCGCTGCATCGCATCAACAACGCCGTCGTCGAAACCGCGGTCGAGGTATTCGTCGCGGACAACGAAACCATTTCCTGCCAAGCCGGCTGCGGCGCTTGCTGCCGGCAAGTGGTGCCGTTGGCGGAGTTCGAGGCCTATCAGATCGCCGGACTGGTTGAACAAATGCCCGAGCCGAAGCGTTCGGCGATCAAGCAACGATTTGCCGACGGCTGTGCCAAACTGGACGAGATCGACTGGCTGGGGCAATTGGAACGGATGCTGGCAGAGGGAACGACGCACGAAGCGGTCCAGACACACGCGCTGCGTTATTTTCATTCGGGCGTAGCCTGCCCTTTTTTGGAAGCGGAAAGCTGTTCGATTCACCCGGTTCGGCCGCTGGCTTGTCGGGAGTATTTGGTCACCTCGCCAGCCGAACATTGCCGAAATCCGACGCCGGAACACGTCAAGCACATCGAGTTGAAGTTTCAGGTATCCAAGATCGTCCGCAAGCTTTGGCGAACCAACCACATCAAGGATTTGGATTCGGTGCCGATGATTTACGCGCTGAAATGGGTCAAGCGGCATCCCAACCAATTTCCGAAAAAACGCGGTCAGGATTGGCTGCGGGAATTTTTTAACTATCTGGCGAATCCGTAG
- a CDS encoding dipeptide ABC transporter ATP-binding protein, with translation MNRPLLQVKHLRTYLQTGGEPVKAVEDVSFDIPAGETFCLVGESGSGKSISALSVIRLLPDGIASHPSGEIWFDGRDLLALPDADIRQVRGAQIAMIFQEPMTSLNPVLSVGEQIIEALQLHFPNMSAEEAEQRAVVALTQVQIPNPGARFRDYPHQLSGGQRQRVMIAMALACQPKLLIADEPTTALDVTVQAEILRLMRQLQDDTGMSMLFITHDFGVVAQMAHWVGVMQFGRLVEAGRCRDVLGSPRHPYTQKLLASVPENLAKPDASAPPATVRAEPVDAPAFEGSHRACGESSVVKLSRLLSGVEANGASSAQPAVFAKTSSGNTPSQVEEQSQALIQIRNLKVWFPVRKGLLRRVVDHIKAVDDVSLDIPRGEIVALVGESGCGKTTLGRAVLQLEPPTEGSIKIGGRELVGLSAQELRPLRRQMQIAFQDPQSSLNPRLLVETTLTEPMQVHGIGANRDERIELAEQLLDDMQLGREALWRYPHEFSGGQRQRIGLARALALNPEFIVCDEITSALDVSVQAEILQLLLDIRRRRNLTLLFITHNIGVVEYLSDRTVVMYQGKVVEQGATAQVCGAPEHPYTQKLLGAVPRLVV, from the coding sequence GTGAATCGGCCCTTGCTGCAAGTCAAACACCTGCGCACCTATTTACAAACCGGCGGCGAGCCGGTCAAGGCCGTCGAGGACGTCAGCTTCGATATTCCGGCGGGCGAAACCTTTTGTCTGGTCGGCGAATCCGGCAGCGGCAAGTCGATCAGCGCCTTGTCGGTGATTCGCCTGTTGCCGGACGGCATTGCCAGCCATCCGAGCGGCGAAATTTGGTTCGACGGCCGCGACCTGCTGGCCTTGCCCGACGCCGACATCCGCCAAGTGCGCGGTGCCCAGATCGCGATGATTTTTCAAGAGCCGATGACTTCGCTGAATCCGGTGCTTAGCGTCGGCGAGCAAATTATCGAAGCGTTGCAACTGCATTTTCCAAACATGAGCGCGGAAGAAGCGGAGCAACGCGCGGTCGTGGCGTTGACCCAAGTGCAAATCCCCAACCCCGGCGCGCGCTTTCGCGATTACCCGCACCAATTGTCCGGCGGCCAGCGCCAGCGGGTGATGATAGCGATGGCCCTGGCCTGCCAGCCCAAGCTGTTGATCGCCGACGAACCGACCACTGCGCTGGACGTCACTGTGCAAGCCGAAATCCTGCGCCTGATGCGGCAATTGCAGGACGACACCGGCATGAGCATGCTGTTCATCACCCACGACTTCGGCGTCGTCGCGCAAATGGCGCACTGGGTCGGCGTGATGCAGTTCGGTCGTCTGGTCGAGGCCGGCCGTTGCCGCGACGTGCTGGGTAGTCCGCGACATCCGTATACCCAAAAGTTGCTGGCCTCGGTGCCGGAAAATCTCGCCAAACCAGATGCCTCCGCACCGCCAGCCACCGTTCGCGCTGAGCCTGTCGATGCGCCAGCTTTTGAAGGCTCTCACCGCGCCTGCGGTGAGAGCAGCGTCGTTAAACTAAGCCGCTTGCTGAGCGGAGTCGAAGCAAACGGCGCCAGCTCCGCTCAGCCGGCCGTTTTCGCAAAGACAAGTTCCGGCAATACGCCGTCCCAAGTGGAAGAGCAGTCTCAAGCCTTAATCCAAATCCGCAACCTGAAAGTCTGGTTTCCGGTGCGTAAGGGTTTGCTGCGCCGGGTGGTCGATCACATCAAAGCGGTCGATGATGTGAGCCTGGACATTCCGCGCGGCGAAATCGTTGCGCTGGTCGGCGAATCCGGCTGCGGCAAGACTACGCTGGGCCGAGCGGTGCTGCAACTGGAGCCGCCGACCGAGGGCAGCATCAAGATAGGCGGCAGGGAGCTGGTCGGGCTGTCGGCTCAGGAATTGCGGCCATTGCGCAGGCAAATGCAAATCGCCTTTCAAGATCCGCAATCATCGCTTAATCCCCGTCTGCTGGTCGAAACCACGCTGACCGAGCCGATGCAGGTGCATGGCATCGGCGCCAACCGCGACGAGCGCATCGAACTGGCCGAGCAATTGTTGGACGACATGCAACTCGGTCGCGAGGCGCTGTGGCGCTACCCACACGAATTCTCCGGCGGCCAGCGCCAGCGCATCGGCCTGGCGCGGGCTCTGGCCCTGAATCCGGAATTCATCGTCTGCGACGAAATCACCAGCGCGCTGGATGTGTCGGTACAGGCGGAAATTCTGCAACTGTTATTGGACATCCGCCGCCGCCGCAACCTGACTTTGTTGTTCATCACCCATAACATCGGCGTGGTGGAGTATCTCAGTGATCGGACGGTGGTGATGTATCAGGGGAAGGTTGTCGAGCAGGGGGCGACTGCTCAGGTTTGTGGGGCGCCGGAGCATCCGTATACGCAAAAGTTGTTGGGGGCGGTGCCGAGGTTGGTGGTTTAA
- a CDS encoding ABC transporter permease, with protein sequence MASSPKPLISRQSFSARIWRRTLDGVGVKFGLAWVGVLVLFAVFAPFLANSMPLVMSKNGEITFPVLRYLSIEDAWILVAFFIALAVSRLPLAGGAKFLIFFSGTAVAALIANLTVQPPALVIYDDFRGPEYVQVDWKIMPPIPYAPGDYLRDLGSKGLEAPFASAGHAHWLGTEENGADVLSRMIHASRIALSIGFIATGIALAIGIVVGGLMGYFSGIVDMLGMRLVEIFEDIPTLFLLLTFVAFFGRSLYMMMVIIGVTGWSGYARYVRTEFLKLRKQDYVQAAIASGLPLPSILFRHMLPNGVAPLLVAVSFGVAGAILSEATLSFLGLGVVDAPSWGAMLDQAVKSSTFNWWMAVFPGGAIFMTVFAYNLIGEAFRDAIDPKLARRNGGES encoded by the coding sequence ATGGCGTCATCTCCTAAACCCTTAATCAGCCGGCAATCCTTCTCCGCCCGTATCTGGCGCCGCACGCTGGACGGCGTCGGCGTCAAATTCGGACTGGCTTGGGTCGGCGTGTTGGTGTTGTTCGCGGTGTTCGCGCCATTCCTCGCCAACTCGATGCCATTGGTGATGAGCAAGAACGGCGAAATCACTTTCCCGGTGTTACGCTATCTGTCGATTGAGGATGCCTGGATACTGGTGGCATTTTTCATCGCGCTGGCCGTGTCCCGGCTGCCGCTCGCGGGCGGTGCCAAGTTTCTAATATTTTTTTCCGGCACCGCCGTCGCCGCGTTGATCGCCAATCTGACCGTGCAGCCGCCGGCGCTGGTGATTTACGACGACTTTCGCGGCCCGGAATACGTGCAAGTCGATTGGAAAATCATGCCGCCGATTCCCTATGCGCCCGGCGACTATCTGCGCGACCTGGGCAGCAAGGGCCTGGAGGCGCCGTTCGCCAGCGCGGGCCACGCGCATTGGCTGGGCACCGAGGAAAACGGCGCCGACGTGCTGAGCCGCATGATCCACGCCAGCCGGATTGCATTGAGCATAGGCTTCATCGCCACCGGCATCGCGCTAGCCATCGGTATCGTCGTCGGCGGGTTGATGGGCTATTTCTCCGGCATCGTCGACATGCTCGGCATGCGCTTGGTGGAAATCTTCGAGGACATCCCGACTCTGTTTCTGCTACTGACCTTCGTCGCCTTCTTCGGCCGCAGCCTGTACATGATGATGGTCATCATCGGCGTCACCGGCTGGTCGGGTTACGCCCGTTACGTGCGTACCGAGTTTTTAAAACTGCGCAAGCAGGACTACGTGCAAGCGGCGATTGCCAGCGGCTTGCCGCTGCCGTCGATCCTGTTTCGCCATATGCTGCCCAACGGCGTCGCGCCGTTACTGGTCGCGGTCAGCTTCGGCGTGGCCGGGGCGATCTTGTCGGAAGCCACGCTGAGCTTTCTCGGGCTTGGCGTGGTCGATGCGCCGTCCTGGGGCGCAATGTTGGATCAGGCCGTCAAGTCTTCGACCTTCAACTGGTGGATGGCGGTGTTTCCGGGCGGCGCGATTTTCATGACGGTGTTTGCCTACAACCTGATCGGCGAAGCCTTCAGGGATGCGATCGATCCGAAACTGGCGCGCCGCAACGGAGGCGAGTCGTGA
- a CDS encoding ABC transporter permease, producing the protein MLTYLLRRLLLMVPTLLGITVVVFAVMAASPGGISAQTLVGGMDMKPQEKQALLDYYNKRYGLDQPAPLQYLRWLNNVSPIGFVDDEQGHKSFSLTKGMDLGTSFQYGRPVADILAERIPITLLLNLVTIPFTYALAIWIGMKSATERGGAFDIGASLSMLALWSIPTMLAGVLLLGFFANIQYFQWFPTAGLSAREALDMPFLPHWTDSGFVRGFLLDRIWHLVLPVICLSYGGFAALAKLTRTSILENLHADYARTARAKGLAERDVLWTHVFRNSLLPLITVSAGLLPSLLAGSLIVENIFSINGMGQLAVEAVKGRDRELVLSITWISGFLTLVGYLIADFCYTLADPRVSYD; encoded by the coding sequence ATGCTGACTTATTTGCTGCGCCGCCTGTTGTTGATGGTGCCGACCCTGCTCGGCATCACCGTGGTCGTGTTTGCCGTGATGGCAGCCTCGCCGGGCGGTATCAGCGCCCAGACTTTGGTCGGCGGCATGGACATGAAACCGCAGGAAAAGCAGGCTTTGCTGGATTATTACAACAAGCGCTACGGCCTGGATCAACCTGCGCCGCTGCAATACCTGCGTTGGCTGAACAATGTGTCGCCGATCGGCTTCGTCGACGACGAACAAGGTCATAAGTCGTTCTCGCTGACCAAAGGCATGGACCTCGGTACCAGCTTTCAATACGGCCGACCGGTCGCCGACATTCTGGCCGAACGTATCCCGATTACCTTATTGCTGAATCTGGTGACCATACCGTTCACTTATGCGCTGGCCATCTGGATCGGCATGAAATCCGCGACCGAACGCGGCGGCGCCTTCGACATCGGCGCCAGCTTGTCGATGTTGGCTCTGTGGTCGATTCCGACCATGCTGGCCGGCGTGTTGCTGCTGGGCTTTTTCGCTAATATCCAATATTTCCAATGGTTCCCGACCGCGGGCCTCAGCGCCCGCGAGGCGCTGGACATGCCGTTTCTGCCGCATTGGACCGACAGCGGCTTCGTGCGCGGCTTTCTGCTGGACCGGATCTGGCATCTGGTACTTCCGGTGATCTGCTTGTCCTACGGCGGTTTCGCCGCGCTGGCGAAATTGACCCGCACCTCGATCCTGGAGAACCTGCACGCCGACTACGCCCGCACCGCCCGCGCCAAGGGTTTGGCCGAACGCGACGTGCTGTGGACGCACGTGTTCCGCAACAGCTTGTTGCCGTTGATTACGGTCTCGGCCGGCTTGTTGCCTAGTTTGTTGGCCGGCTCGTTGATCGTCGAGAACATTTTCAGCATCAACGGCATGGGCCAATTGGCGGTGGAAGCGGTGAAGGGCAGGGACCGCGAGCTGGTGTTGTCGATTACCTGGATCAGCGGCTTTCTAACCCTGGTCGGCTATTTGATCGCCGACTTCTGCTACACCTTGGCCGATCCTAGGGTGAGTTATGACTAA